From Faecalicatena sp. Marseille-Q4148:
AATTCTTTTCATTGCAGAAGCCCCAGGCTACAATGAAGACCGGGACGGTGTTCCCTTTACCGGAAAATCAGGCGAATTATTTGATCGATTATTAGATGAAATTGGAATGAAACGCGAAGAAATCTACCTCACAAACATTGTGAAATGCCATCCGCCCGGAAACAGAGATCCTTATCCGGAAGAACAGGAAGCCTGCATCCCATATCTAAAGTATGAAACTGCACTTCTTCGCCCAAAGATTATTGTATGTCTTGGAAGAATTGCAGCACAGCGAATCATACGGCCGGATTATCGGATTACAAAAGAACACGGTATGTTTCTTGAACGAAAAAACACCTGGCTGACTGCTGTTTA
This genomic window contains:
- a CDS encoding uracil-DNA glycosylase — its product is MYTYEELKEFVDHCHRCPLCQTRTRSVMGKGSLHGEILFIAEAPGYNEDRDGVPFTGKSGELFDRLLDEIGMKREEIYLTNIVKCHPPGNRDPYPEEQEACIPYLKYETALLRPKIIVCLGRIAAQRIIRPDYRITKEHGMFLERKNTWLTAVYHPSAVLRDPAKLPLIQEDFRKIRELQKQLTSFPNN